The Gemmatimonas phototrophica region CCGTCCAACATTCAGGGACTGCCCACGTGGTACGAGATCCGCGTCAGCAAGGATGGCTACACCGCCCGTCCGAGCGAAGTGGACCTGGTCGTGGCGCTCAATCCGGCGACCTACGCCAAGGATGTGGCCACGGTACGTCCCGGCGGTTTTCTGGTGTACGACTCCTCGTGGCCGCTTGAGCCCGACCTCGTGCGCGAAGGCATCACCATCCTTGGCATCCCGTTTGGCCGGTTGTGTGTTGAGAACTTTCAGGGCGACCGCGATCGCACGCTCCTGCGGAACATCGTGTATGCCGGAGCGCTCGCCGCACTGCTCAGCATCGACATGGAAGTCGTTGGCGCCATGCTCGCCGAGAAGTATGGCAAGAAGCCCAAGCTGCTCGATTCGAACCACAAGGCCATCAAGCTCGGATACGACTACGCCAAGGCCAACTTTGCCTGCCCCCTGCCCTTCCATCTCGAGAAGATGGATGCCACCGGTGACTCCATCCTGATTGACGGCAATACGGCGTGTGCGTTGGGCGCGGTGTATGCTGGGGCCACGGTTGGCGCGTGGTATCCCATTACCCCTGCGACAGCGCTCATGGAGCAGTTCAAGGCGTTCTGCGAGCGGTATCGCATCGACAAGGAAACGGGCGAGCACAACTACGCCATTCTGCAGGCCGAAGACGAGCTGGCCGCGGCCGGTATCGTCATCGGCGCTGGCTGGGCGGGGGCACGGTCGTTCACCAACACCTCAGGCCCCGGCATCTCGCTCATGCAGGAGTTCATCGGGCTGGCGTATTACACCGACATCCCGGCGGTCTTCTTCGATGTGCAGCGCTGCGGACCGGCCACCGGTATGCCAACCCGTACCCAGCAGGCCGACCTCATGTCGTTGGCGTATGCGTCGCACGGAGACACCAAGCATATCGTGCTCTTTCCGGCCAATCCCGGCGAAGCCTTCGAGATGGCCGTGCAGTCGTTCGACCTGGCCGAGCGCTTTCAGACGCCGGTCTTCGTGGCAACCGATCTCGATATCGGCATGAATGACTGGATGGTGAAGCGCTTCAGCTGGGACGACAGCTACCGTCCTGACCGCGGCAAGGTGCTCGATGCGGCGGCGCTCGAAAAGATCCAGAAATTCTCGCGGTATCTGGATGTGGATGGCGACGGTATTGCCGCGCGTACGCTCCCGGGCGTCGGCGGCAAAGGCGCGTACTTCGTGCGTGGCTCCGGCCACGACAAGCATGCCGCCTACACCGAAGATTCCGACGCGTATCAGGAACTGGTGGATCGCCTGAAGCGGAAATTCGAACATGCCGCAACGGCCGTTCCTGCGCCGGTCTTCACGCGGCAGGCGGGCGCAGACATCGGGCTGGTGACCATTGGCGGCTGCGATGCGGCCGTCCGCGAGGCCGCCGATCTGCTGCGGGCCAAGGGCATCGTGGTCGACATCATGCGCGTCCGCGGTTTCCCTTTCGGCGCCGACGTCAAAGCGTTCTTTGATCAGCATGACACGAACTTCGTGATCGAGCAGAACCGGGATGCACAACTTCGTGCCTTGCTGGCCATTGAACTGGGGATCCCGCGCGACGCCATGGTCGCCATCCTCGATTACGCCGGCATGCCACTCACGGCCAAAGTGGTCGTAGACGCGGTATCCGCACATGTCACCCGCCACGCTCAGGTATCCGCATGACCTCCATTGCCAAACCGCCCGTCCGGCATCCGAGCTCACGCACCAACGGGCTTGGGCTCACCATTCGTGACTATGAAGGCGCGATGTCCACGCTCTGTGCCGGGTGTGGCCATGACTCGGTGACGGCCGCCATCGTGCAGGCCGGGTGGGAGCTCGACCTCGAGCCGCACCGCGTGGGGAAAATGAGCGGCATTGGCTGCTCGTCGAAGACCACTGCGTATTTCATGAAGCAGTCGCACGGTTTCAACTCCGTGCACGGCCGTATGCCGTCGGTCACGTCAGGAGCCGCCGCCGCCAATCGGGCGCTCACCTACATTGGTGTGTCGGGAGACGGAGACTCGCTCTCCATCGGGTTGGGACAGCTCTCCCACGCCATCCGGCGCAACGTGAATATGCTGTACATGCTGGAGAACAACGGCGTCTACGGACTGACCAAGGGACAGTTCTCGGCGTCGGCCGATATCGGGTCGATGTCCAAGAAGGGCGAAGCCAACGAGCAGTCCCCCATTGATCCGGTGCTGCTGGCGCTGACGCTGGGCGCCACCTTTGTCGCCCGGTCATTCTCGGGCGACAAGAAACAGCTGGTGCCGATCATCAAGGCCGGCCTGTCACACAAGGGTTTTGCCATCATCGATGTCATTTCCCCCTGCGTGAGCTTCAACGACCACGAAGGCTCCACCAAGAGCTATGCGTTCACGCGCGAGCACGAAGTGGAAGCGGTTCATGCCGACTTCGTACCGCTACAGCGCGAAATCACGGTGGCCGAGACCGACGAGGAGGTCCGCACGGTGGTCATGCATGATGGTGCGTCGGTCCGGTTGCGGGCAACCGCCGGCGACTACGATCCAACGAACCGGGAATCGGCATACTCGCATGTGCGGGCCTGCCAGGCTCGTGGTGAAATTGCCACCGGATTGCTGTTCGTCGACGAAAACGGCAAGGAGATGCACGACTATCTCCGCACGCCGGCCAGCCCGCTGGTGGATGTGCCGTACGAAAAGCTGTGCCCCGGATCGTCGGCGCTCGACAAACTCATGGAGCGCTTCCGGTAGTACGACGCGCAACCGGCCCCGCCCGGAGAACGCATGTCCCGTAGTCCAGCGGAACCCGCCGAGCAGGAGCTTGAGGCTCTCAAGGCCCTGCTCGCGGGCACGCCAACCGACGCCGAGCATCTGCTTCCCCTGTTGCAGCAGGTGCAGGCGCGGTTCGGATTCGTTTCCCAACCGGCCATTCGGCTCATCGCGCACGCATTCAATCTCTCGCGTGCCGAGGTGTATGGCGTGGTCACATTCTACCACGACCTGCGGGAGGAACCCGTCGGGGATGTGGTGGTCCAGATATGCATGGCGGAAGCGTGTCAGGCGGTCGGATGCCGACAGCTCGCGGCCCATGCCACCAGCGCGTTGGGGGTGAGCATGGGACAATCCACCCCCGACGGGCGCGTACATCTCGAAGCGGCGTATTGCTTCGGCAACTGTGCGCTCGGTCCGTCGGTGCGCATTGGGGATGACATTCATGGCCGCGTGTCTCCCCCCCGTTTCGATGCCCTGCTCCGAGCGGCACGCCAGGAACGGACACTGTGAACGCGCCCACAAGGATCTTCGTCCCGGGCGACACCAGTGCCTGCTCCGTTCGTGCCAATGAAGTGGCCTCGGCAATCGCGGCCCACTGCGCACTCCAGGATATCCCCGTCACCGTAGTACGAACCGGCTCACGGGGCGCCGCATGGCTGGAGCCCCTCATTGAAGTCGATGCACCGAATGGGCGATATGGCTTTGCCAATGTGCAGCCGGAGGATATTCCCGGTCTCTTCGCCGGCGGGGTACCCTCGCCAGATCATGAGCGGTGCATTGGCATCGTGGCGGATCATCCCTGGTTTGCGCAGCAGCACCGGCTCACGTTCCGCCGCGCGGGGATCATCGATCCACTCTCGCTCTCCGACTACCGCGCGCTTGGTGGGCTGGTGGGCCTTACCCGCGCGCTGTCCTTGAGCCGAGAGCTCATCGTGCACGATGTCACCAGCTCTGGCTTGCGTGGCCGAGGCGGAGCGGCATTTCCCGCTGGCATCAAATGGAATACCGTGCGGCAGGCTCCGGGCGCCACCAAGTACGTAGTCT contains the following coding sequences:
- a CDS encoding NAD(P)H-dependent oxidoreductase subunit E — protein: MSRSPAEPAEQELEALKALLAGTPTDAEHLLPLLQQVQARFGFVSQPAIRLIAHAFNLSRAEVYGVVTFYHDLREEPVGDVVVQICMAEACQAVGCRQLAAHATSALGVSMGQSTPDGRVHLEAAYCFGNCALGPSVRIGDDIHGRVSPPRFDALLRAARQERTL
- a CDS encoding 2-oxoacid:acceptor oxidoreductase subunit alpha, coding for MSSINDFSFKIGTVNGTGSASANGLLMQAIFRMGIPVTGKNIFPSNIQGLPTWYEIRVSKDGYTARPSEVDLVVALNPATYAKDVATVRPGGFLVYDSSWPLEPDLVREGITILGIPFGRLCVENFQGDRDRTLLRNIVYAGALAALLSIDMEVVGAMLAEKYGKKPKLLDSNHKAIKLGYDYAKANFACPLPFHLEKMDATGDSILIDGNTACALGAVYAGATVGAWYPITPATALMEQFKAFCERYRIDKETGEHNYAILQAEDELAAAGIVIGAGWAGARSFTNTSGPGISLMQEFIGLAYYTDIPAVFFDVQRCGPATGMPTRTQQADLMSLAYASHGDTKHIVLFPANPGEAFEMAVQSFDLAERFQTPVFVATDLDIGMNDWMVKRFSWDDSYRPDRGKVLDAAALEKIQKFSRYLDVDGDGIAARTLPGVGGKGAYFVRGSGHDKHAAYTEDSDAYQELVDRLKRKFEHAATAVPAPVFTRQAGADIGLVTIGGCDAAVREAADLLRAKGIVVDIMRVRGFPFGADVKAFFDQHDTNFVIEQNRDAQLRALLAIELGIPRDAMVAILDYAGMPLTAKVVVDAVSAHVTRHAQVSA
- a CDS encoding 2-oxoacid:ferredoxin oxidoreductase subunit beta encodes the protein MTSIAKPPVRHPSSRTNGLGLTIRDYEGAMSTLCAGCGHDSVTAAIVQAGWELDLEPHRVGKMSGIGCSSKTTAYFMKQSHGFNSVHGRMPSVTSGAAAANRALTYIGVSGDGDSLSIGLGQLSHAIRRNVNMLYMLENNGVYGLTKGQFSASADIGSMSKKGEANEQSPIDPVLLALTLGATFVARSFSGDKKQLVPIIKAGLSHKGFAIIDVISPCVSFNDHEGSTKSYAFTREHEVEAVHADFVPLQREITVAETDEEVRTVVMHDGASVRLRATAGDYDPTNRESAYSHVRACQARGEIATGLLFVDENGKEMHDYLRTPASPLVDVPYEKLCPGSSALDKLMERFR